The genomic stretch CAAGTTAGTAAATGAGTAAGAGACAACTTCGATTGATCATCTTATaatccataaaaaaaatattcCAAGAGTGAATGAAACAATCTCACAAGTCACCATTGACAGTTTTGATCAACCATCATTTTTTGCATAAAGGGATTATATACTTTAACGACTGACAGACCTGAAACTGGTGTTACTTGAATTTATGAGGGCAATGGTGACTAACCTACAGAAGAGCTTATGCCCAACAGAAGCCAGAGATTGTCATTCCTAAACCAAATGCTTAATGTGAACTGCTGGAGTTCGCAGTGGAATCCAAATTGATGGTGCTGAAGAGTTCCATGGGTCCACTCTactctgcacaagaaaaatagaAGCTCAGTCTGCTGATAATTCCTGTTCTTTCACCTAGTGAAAATTTGTCCCGTGAATGAAGTAAATATAAAATGTGGAAGAAATGTGTGAGCAAGAGGGGTTCAGATTGTTCCGATTGCTAAACTATTGTTTAACCACATTATTCACGGACATATCTATAGCTATCATAAGGGTATGACTATGAAAGTATAATCATGAAAATATCAGAATAAGATAACATGTAATAAGTACAATAACAAAATGAAAAGCTGATTCTAATAAATGATGAGACATTTATTATTAATGATATCATAAATTTTGATTTGGTACAAGCTTTTCTCTATAGAGAAGTATCTGGACAGAAGTTAGGATAATTATCCCAACCCCAAAATAATTGAACAAATAGTGAGTAATGCCAGATAACTTTTATGTAAAGGAGCAATTAAATAGTGAAATTAGTGCATACTTCACTCTTAAACTTGACAACTGGTACAGGCAGCAGATACATAGAGGCAATTCAGAGAGGCTGCAGGCACGTAGTTAGAGCTGAGCTGGATCAAAAAGTTCTATCGCCAGAGAATACCCAAAGAATTTCATCAATAATTCATGTCACATTAACATCTTTTGTATCCCTTGAACTTTGAGAGTAGATGAGCATATTGCCCCTTCTCCACCATATGTCTTATAACTTCGTGAGCTTCAGAAAGCTTCCCAGCATTTCGCAAATTACTCACTAGGGTACTGTAAACAAGAAAATTTGGATTACAACCCTTGGATTCCATATCCTTAAGCATCAAGCATGCCTCCTCAAATTTCCCAGCCATACACAATCCACGAATTAAAGAATTGTAGGTGAATACATTTGGAAGTTGGCCATTGGTGATCATCTCATCAAACATTTTCTGAGCATTCTCAAGCTCCCCAGCCACAACATACCCTGTGATCATTACAGTATAACTAACCACATCTGGTATACACCCGTTCTTTAccatttcatcaaaaaaatatCTGCAAGCATCCAAGTTCCCAGCCCTACTCAATCCATCTATCAAGGTGGTGAAGTGAAGAACCCCCGGATCAAAACCAACTTCTTTCATATGATTCAAAAGATTTAGAGCTGCAAGCGGTTTGTCTCCTTTGCCAAGTACATGGAGAAGGATGTTATAAGTATGCAAATCTGGACTGAAACCATTTCTACCCATTTCATCAAGCAGTCTATGAAACTGATCGAGCTTTCCCAACCTATACTTTGCACACATTAGAACATTGTAAGTAAGAATATCTGGAGAGTGATCGTCAGCCAGCATCTGCTGATAGACCCACTCAATCAACTTATATTGGTTTGCCACAAGAAGACAATGTAAAATTGCATTGTATGAATGCTTAAAAGGCCTATAGTTAAATGTCTTTGACTTAATGAATCTTTCTACAACTTTCCTAGCCAAGCCAGCCTCTCCACAAGTACATATCAAAAGGTTAAAAGTTCGACCAGTAGTAGGGAAGCCTTTCTCGATCATCTCGTCGACTAGCCTCCACATTGCTTTAAATTCCTCACACTCTGCAAAAATCTTCATCAGTAAATGGTATGTGTTTGCAGTGTGCCTGTAATTTTCCTGCTGGCTAGACCATATAAAAAACTTAAACCCCAGTTTCGCACACCGCATTTTATTCGAATGATCAATTGATTTCAATATTCCAGTAAGAACTTTCCTCACAAGAAGCCCTGAAACCCGAATGTCCAGCTCATCCAAGGCCAATTTCGAATCAAATCCAGGGCCATCTTGTTTCAAAACCTCAAGAACTCTTCCAGCATCGATCCTTGAAAGTTCAAAAAAGCTCTGCCTCAGGGAGAATTGCCTCCGAACAGTCGTTTCAACGGGTTCCTCATCCATAGCAAAATCAAAATTTGAGCTACCCCACATTCTCTTCAATGGTTCCTCAAAGCTATCACATTTACTATCCTCATTACCAAAATCAGAGCTCCCATTACAAAAtcttcttattatatttaaataagacTTAAGTTTGCTTGTTGAAATGAAATACGAACAAGTTCTCCCAACTAACCTCggaccacacagagagatagaattCATGGTTGAAACCCATTATTACACCAAATTTTCCGAAGTCAATGAATCCAATAAACCCAGAAAAAGATAGTGCAATAACAGTGAATAGAGCTCTAGAGACTTGGAATTCTCAAAATCAAAGATACCCATTAAACCCCAATAGAGAGATTTGAAAGTTTCAGACTTGCAGTTGAGTGAGTGTGAAGACGAAAAACATACCAGGAATCGAGAGATTGGAATGAGCGATAGGAGTGTTTAAGCTGGCTCGAACTGGAACGATAGGTTTCCGCCGTCGCCAAACAGGAAGAGGGTGCACAACAAAGAAGAGAACTGCGTCCTCTGTTCTCTGGGCTTTCTGTTCGGGGTTCGGGATTCGAAGGTTTTGTACCTTTGTTGTCGTTTTATCGCTATATGTCGTTTCTAATCTTTCTTGTCGTTTATGTATCTTCTATTGTTGCAAGTTGCAACTAGAGATGTAAATATGGGCCGGATTTTATAACACGGCACGAAACCAGCATGAGCTCGAGAGGCATGAGCTCAACACGATACGAAAAAATATGAACTTGAGCCAGacacgacacgaattgaaaattggcacgacACGACATAGGCTTGAGCACGACACGACAAGCCCAAAGGCACGACACAAAAGCATGAACAAATTAGCCTGAAAGCACGATATGATAAAAAGCCCGACATTTtaacattaataatgataataaatttttatttatcaattatttataaattaaaataataataaaaatctattattttctcaatgtttatgattttataattatattaatttattttaagatttgtgactTAAAATTGTTAGCATTTATTAGTaagtattcaaattctaataattatctttgatataattttgtgtaaagtgttgttgaaaagtatataaaaatatctaaaactataatttaaacaaataaatgtaTTTGGATTTGTTGTGAGTctattgattgttaaagaggagATGGATGATTCAATTCCCTATCTCACATTTTTTGTCAATAACAAAATGGGCCTAAAAGCGGGTCCAATTTGGGTCGGGCATATGGGTTATGCTGGGTTTACTCTTTCAAATATAGTGCAGCCCGCCCCGACACGAATTTGAATACGGGTCCAGCCAGACCCGCCTCGAATTATTCGAAAGCACGAAAATGTAGACCGGGCCACGACCCACATTTACAACTCTAGTTGCAACCATAGCTggctatattattttatttttgaataaaaatggatagttttcataaatatggtattttaatatataataatataacatatcatataggaaattaaaaaaaaaaaaaaaaaacttttcaaaaactAATACTGAATATAAAATTGTAACATCATTAACTTTATTAAACAACCATAATAAAACtttacaaattttcaaaaattaattttgaaatttaaagaaaaaattggGAAATCACACTTCTTCCCATTCATGATACTCCTCCATCAAACTTCCATTCACGATGCTCATCTTCCAAGTCACGATACTCCTCCATCAACTCAAACCCAAATTTCCATCATCCTTCTTCTCGGATTGTCCATCTTCAACCTTACCCAAACACAGAACACAACTTCCACGATCCTGCAACATTCTCCGATTTCTCCAGCTTCCACGATCATCTAGCTTTGTTTTGACCATCCGGTGCTGAAATCCAATGAAACAAGGAAAAAGAGGGTGATCGTCAAAATAACACTATTATATTAGTAGGAATCaagaaaaaaatctaaaattaatcAAAGGAATATATCAATATGCCACAACTTCATTGAATCAATCTACAAGAAACTTCATCACCATTGATTTCAGCAAGAGAATGGAGAACAAAGATATCGAATATTTAGTTCTCTCCAAACTCGAAGGCCAATATATTATCATAaacctacaaaaaaaaaaacagaaagaaCAATTGAAACCATCGAAAATCAATAGATAAAactcaaaacataacttaattcaACCATTTCAAAATTGAAAatataggtttttttttaataaaatgagtactagaaaaaaaaaactagttacAATTAATAAACCATATTTTTGTTGATTTAATGTCAGTTTGATGTATAAAAAACGATTTGATTTACAAACATTATACAAAAGCATTGAAACAGatgcataaaaaaattattgCATAAAATGAAAAAATTTCAAAACTAGTTACACTCTTAGAAACTAAATTTGTTGTAGAATATTTGATTTTGCTGTAACCAATTATAATTATACAAATTTGACTATTTATGCTTTTTTTGTTGTGATATTTGTTGTTTTGATACAAAAATAATATCAAAACactacagaaaaaaaaaatcatatatatactTTAAATCAATAAACACTATAACTTGTAACACAAAAACAGATTTgtgctcctttttttttttttcctatttttaacatttttgggGAAAAATGTCAGTTATAGTGAATCTTCATAATATAGGAGTGTGAACATATTTGAATGATTATGTTGACTACACACTTGTTGTTTTGTTGCTTCCTAGAAATTGCTCATTTTGTAATTTTGATGGAATTGATTAAGAATGAAATTCAGCCTAAAGGCTCCATAGATTTCGGCTACCaactacaaaaataaataaataaataaaatcaaccaATAAAAATGAGGACCAATGCTAGCGAATGCCTCAAACTCGAGGTAAGAGCTGAACCCGAGAAAAACCTTAAATTGAAAACCCATAATCTTAGTTTGTGTCATAAAAACTGATGAAACTAATTATAGAAAAATCTAAACAATAATAGACtaaaacatatataatttttGCAACTAGTTACACTTATCAGAAAAAAGGCAATAATAAACCAAAAGTAGTTCTTCTAAAGCTTAATATTTTATGTAAATATAACCTAATCTCTTCTATGTATATGAAACTGGTTACTAAAAAAAGATGCATTTCTTGGTGAACATACATGAAAAAATATGCAGCTGCAAAAAGTTTCAAGGACATGATGAGATACATTGCTACCATGCATTGATTGTAATTTCAAAAAGAAGATTGAGTTGCTACGACTATTGCTTCAAATACTACAAAACAGCAACAATGAGAGCAACATATAATGCAAATGTCAACCTATTTTCCAACGAGAGTGAATGAAAACTACGggaacattttgaaaaaatagtGCTACTACCAAATGGAACCATACCACTGAAAAGGCCTCAAAACATAAGAATAGGATCAAGAGGAGAAACCAAAGTTTAAAACAAATGTGGGGGATGTGGAGAGAAGGATACAAATTAAAAACTTGCACAAATCAACCAATCCCAAGACAACCGAAAAAAAAAAGCCAAGAAAACCTAGATGTTTATTATTTCATttggattttaaaaaaaaaaaaaattgcaatatTGATCTCAACATTTGGATGAATTAATCATAGAATCTATACAAAAACTATACTAAGAAGTACATGATAAATTCCATTATTAGTGTGTAATCAATCATTGTAACCAGTTACAACTTACACAAAAACTATTAACAGAAACCAGTGACAAAAATAACTTACAACAAATTTGAATGAAACATATGTAACTTGTTACAATGAACCCATTAACAGAAGTCAATTACACTAAAACCAAGTGTAGTAGGTTTTAATGAAACATATGCAACTGGTTACATTGAAACTAGTAACACTTAAATTAGTTGTTTAACTCAAAATTagacatgatgatgtggcatatgAAAATGACACTTGGCAGCAGTAGTTATTAAATTTGTCAGTGTTGGTCGATTTGCTTGTGCTGGTCAATTGTACATGACCAAATGAGAAAAAGCTACCCACCTCAGAATCTGATAAGAGATTAAAGATCATTACTTGAAGATTGTTGGTCGACAGCAAGGACCTGATCAAATACACCCAGATCATATAAGATGCTCAAAAGAGGACCTGTTCGAGAGACACCTCGATTGACCAGAATGAGGCCAATCTTAtgggatatttatgtaactgtaatttgaatgtattttttatacTCATTTACTATAGATTCAGTTGTAACAAACCTAAATTAGGCATGTGGGCCCATTCCATGCTTGTAAGGCCCATGGCCCACAAAGAGACTTTATAAGTAGAGATCTTTCACAATCACTATCTCTCACGCGTACTTTACACACAAAAACCTTGTTgaattgtattctctctcagGCTTAGGAAACTCAATTGAATCATGTTCTTCTGATCTTAAGTCTGAGATCttcttgattaataaaagtgcaagtggatgtaggtcattaccaactcttggggtcgAATCACTATAAATTATTTTGTGTCATTTACTTGAATTTAACTCTTTTAGATTCTTACTGTTGTTAAATTTGACtcagtgtcattgaccaaaacgcatgtcaacattttggtgctctcgttgagagctgaactcaaaaAAGTAATTCTTTCATAATTTGCAAAACTGATGGCTATTACCACAAGAAACCAAAGCCAAGAACCCCAAGAGGGAAACCAAATTACTGGACCTAATGGCTGCCCCTCGAGCAGTCAGTTCCCTCCTCTGCATCCTGGCCAGCAGGTTCCTTTGACTGGGAACCTGCCTTCACGAGGAGCGCTGTGTCATGACGAGCCCCACATGGACATGGGGGAAGATCTACACCTTGACATCAAACAACTGAAAGAAGTTTGTTGCCAAGTATGAAAATCAGGCAGGAACCCATGAAGCTGTATCTGAAGCCCTTAACATGCAGAGACAAGACTTTCAGTCTTGGATGGATCAACGACAGAAAGCcctcgaagctcagcaagaagaAGTTGATCGCTGTAATACTGAAGTAGCAATATTGCTGGAAGCTGTCTTACATCGAACTCAGTTAAATATTAATCGCTCAGAGAATCAACCACTTGAAATACCTGGTCGAGTGAATGTTGATCAAAACCAAACTACTTAAGCTCGTGAACCTAATCAGCAGACACGGCCCCAAAACCAACTAGCTCCACTTGGGTAGACGTGCATCAATCGCTCAAATAGAGAAACTCGACCAAGGGTTTCTCGCCAACTCCACCAAGATGAACAAGGTTTTTCCAACCGTGACCAGGGCCAATGTTATGGTAGGCAAGTGTCTAGAGAAGAAAGGCTCACTGATGGGCAACCGAGATGACTAATCTCAAGAGGGGGACTACcccctaataaaaaaaattccagGACCTAGTCAGCAATTCTGACAACCAAGGAATGAAATACCAGCGAGTAAAAACTGAGATTAGTAGCCTCGATGTAATCAGTCAGCGGGGCATAATCAAGGTCATCCGCCGTGGAGATACCTGCGTGGAAACAACCAGGAAGTAAGTAGTAGTTATCTAACATCCTACCAAGATGGCTATGATGATGATGAGGGAGATAGTAGATACTACCAACCCAAAAAAAATCAATACTATGATGATTGTCATCCAAGAGGACAATTTGTTCCACCAAGGCAATCTGGGCCTCAAAAAATTCTTGCTTGAGAAAACGTGTATCTTGAAAGACTGTTTATCCCAATAAGGTAGCACGAGCAACTTAATTGTCCTGCTAGACCACCTGCTGGTGCCCCTCGAGTAGATGGCCAAAATGTTTGGGGAGGGGGGGGCAACCAAGAGGAAACAATGTCTTTAATAGATTTGGAGACCGAGGACGCGACCTGCGCAATGTCCTCGACCAATTTCGGGAAGGTAATGCGTCGAATGTTGTAGGACCCATTACACCAATAATCCCTCCAACACCTTAGAATGAAGCTACAACAATCCTAGTCGTTGTTCTAGCAACAACTCATATGGTTGCTCCAGCCATTCATGCACAATTAGATGCCTTAACTCAGATGGTTAAGGAATTAATAGCCCCAAAGCCTACATATATTGATCTAGAAAGAAGGAAATGATCCCTTTTTTTCTGATCGTATTAATGCCTTGACCATTCCTTCTGTGTTCAAGATACTAACTTGGAAGATGTACACAAGAAAAGAAGatccagtatctcatgtgaacaacTTTGAGAAACAAACATATCTTTAAGGAATTCGTGATGATGTTCGATGCAAGATTTTTCCTGCTACCTGTtgtgaaaaataatgaatatgCTTCCAAGTGCACAAATCGAACAAGTAGTAAAGTAGTCTAAAGACAGATATCGTCCCACAAggattaaaatcaattaaataaattaaatatagcAAATACTAAATCCTAACTTTATCTAAGCAATCAATTTCGAAAGATAACAAgaatcaaaataatcaataactATGAATTTTAAAGAACAAATAACTAAATGTAAATAGACTCAAGATAATAACAATTGTTAGGGTTTCAACTTCACTCTCTAACAATCTTAACCCTAATAATTAATGTGCCTAAATCAATCCAATATGTTCAAAATCCTAGAACATTATTTTATCTCTATACCCTTTCTCGAGTGCCGCATAAAGAATGTGTAAGTAATACCTAGGCTATATCTCTATACAACCATTTATCCTTAGCTGCATTAAGTTCCATTATAAAAATAATCCTAAATATTCCACCTCTCGATTTAACAATCTAGAATTATCTCAGTTACCTAGATTTATGCTTATCTCTCGATCTTACACAACCTAAGTTGTCTACCCACTGTCGAATTGTTTGAATGTTCCCCTCTCGAGTAATAATTTTCACAATCTAAATACAACcctaattataatttatttactGTAAAGAACAATATGAAAATCACAATTAAAGCAACAATGATTTAAAGTAGAACACAAGAAAAATATTGGACTAAAATAGAATTTGCTTTAAATCATAGAAATAAAATCATGTCAAAAGATCCATCTACAccataaaaaaataagaaaattagccACACATGACGTGGTTTATAATCCCAAATATATTGTAATTATCTGAAAAAGAACaaagaaataaagaagaaaaacaaagagCACTAAAGAACTTCGTTCATATTGCTTGATTCACACCTTAGATCATTCTCTAATGAGTCTCCTCTCCAAATGTGTTTCTTTTCCTTTATATATGTGTTTTTGTCGTGCCCTAGTCTCTAGAAACCTCCTTAGCCGTCTTACTTTTGAACTCAAGTGAAAAACGTGTGAAAAAACATGTTTTCTTATTTTTGTGGCGCAACAGGCGACATGTCGCCATTCCCGAGCGACACGTCGCCATATGCCAGGAAATGCATCGCCATATGTCAGGCGACACGTCGCCTAGACTTTTCCAGGTTTGAATTTTTCTTGAATTTCAGCGAATTCTTGCCTCTCAGAAGCGACGTAACGCATCATTCTCTGACTTGAACACCCAAAATAATGTCCAAAACACCTAAAAACTCAATTCTTGCACACTTAAAGGAAACTCATCAAATATACACAAAAAATAAGGAAAGACAAACCATTCTAAGGATCAAAACCAATATTTGAGTGCATAAAACATGCACTCATTACTACCTTAGCTGACGCTACTCAGCAATGGTTCTTTAAGTTAGAGCCTGAGACCATTAATTCCTAGGATGCATTTGTAAGAATTTTTTACTCACAATTTTTAGCTGCTCGAACTTTGCCTGCTGAGCTCAATGGCCTTGTTGATATTAATCAAGGACCAATGAGCCTCTCAAAGACTATGTGTAGCAGTTTTCAAAATGTTAAATGATGATGGTAAGCTAATGGCCATTATGGCCAGAATAAAAGTAAAACAACCACTATGGTCCGATTTAAGAAGAAAAATTGTCTACTCAACCAGAAAATTCCTTGACCGAGTAGATGTGTTTATTAAATTAGAAGAAGCTATTCAGAATGCTGATCAAGCAGGAACTAGTGCTGCACCAGTTAAAATCCCATGTGAAAATTCTAACCAGAACCAGACAAACAatggtaatgggaataagaataACATGAACAGTGGGAAGCACAACAACAATTCCAATAGTGGTAATGATAATGACAACAAACGAGCGAAGACCAACGATAGTCCTCGAGAATACGTGCCTCGTTTCACCACCTACTCTACACTATTAGAGTCACAAGCAGATGTTTTTCAATCCACACAGGTTGAGGTTCCCTATAGGAAACCAGCTCATATCTGAAAAGATATAAGTAAAAGGGACACCAATAAATTTTTTAGATTCCATGAcattatggacatgacactagGAGTGTAATCAActcaaggatgaaattgagttttTATTTCGTCAAAATCATCAAGTAATGAGAAGATATGTTCGTCGA from Humulus lupulus chromosome 5, drHumLupu1.1, whole genome shotgun sequence encodes the following:
- the LOC133834733 gene encoding pentatricopeptide repeat-containing protein At1g55630-like encodes the protein MNSISLCGPRLVGRTCSYFISTSKLKSYLNIIRRFCNGSSDFGNEDSKCDSFEEPLKRMWGSSNFDFAMDEEPVETTVRRQFSLRQSFFELSRIDAGRVLEVLKQDGPGFDSKLALDELDIRVSGLLVRKVLTGILKSIDHSNKMRCAKLGFKFFIWSSQQENYRHTANTYHLLMKIFAECEEFKAMWRLVDEMIEKGFPTTGRTFNLLICTCGEAGLARKVVERFIKSKTFNYRPFKHSYNAILHCLLVANQYKLIEWVYQQMLADDHSPDILTYNVLMCAKYRLGKLDQFHRLLDEMGRNGFSPDLHTYNILLHVLGKGDKPLAALNLLNHMKEVGFDPGVLHFTTLIDGLSRAGNLDACRYFFDEMVKNGCIPDVVSYTVMITGYVVAGELENAQKMFDEMITNGQLPNVFTYNSLIRGLCMAGKFEEACLMLKDMESKGCNPNFLVYSTLVSNLRNAGKLSEAHEVIRHMVEKGQYAHLLSKFKGYKRC